The Apium graveolens cultivar Ventura chromosome 11, ASM990537v1, whole genome shotgun sequence genome has a window encoding:
- the LOC141696804 gene encoding protein tesmin/TSO1-like CXC 2 isoform X2 produces MDSFETNLDMIAPNSSDSSPIRPFKTVEQSFPELEYSPQVFTSPRINPKIQSSSLQREYSKPNGDKNDDIAPVICTPGKLKTDLSNPVNSHNVGQSSNNSADGEGGIGSESPEKYLKYLFKVISDDDSSLKQSGTATPSSNDFAECINYNSLYGEQNNGHVRTEVSQPMPDVPTHCLQYDEIQQESVDEICGSVYQLNAATFSRSFANESQVLGSSCTPIDAPPNSVELENISKATSSMFHAPIFGRSSIAVPKPSGIGLHLNSILNSLPMDCGASVKSAEGNFMTVQGKMSLCTTDSHSTENTKNSSTSSKAIDGSLKPTEQHSISCGRREYAKLSPQKKRKRSMGEGDGCKRCNCKKTKCLKLYCDCFAAGYYCGETCSCQGCFNSPEYEDTVLDTRKKIVSRNPLAFVPKTFQHAGESPASNIQDINKATPFSVRHKRGCNCKKSRCLKRYCECYQSNVGCSDGCRCDGCQNVYGKKEEYDVSQHHAIPEATNDIPEISFDQELDTLCSKLSIPHNMTPFTPLLQYSDLGKDALHTHFPYTRCGQSPEADIALSATHKKPSICQTIPNLVSSEMQLYNCNSKMVDDFLPHRGKMTKVLTSCQSSPESGSFSALSSPLCSTSMISVFPSGQNKLLMDLDSNSRCYNISEDDDMPEILKEHPISFSEGKVRSPNKKRVSSPHDRCSSMTGLGGGRKFTLKAVPAFPPVAPCTNVKSTSGPSEPDLNSNNSK; encoded by the exons ATGGATTCATTTGAAACAAATCTTGATATGATTGCTCCTAATTCATCCGATTCTTCTCCGATTCGT CCTTTCAAGACAGTGGAACAAAGCTTTCCTGAACTTGAATATTCTCCCCAAGTATTCACATCACCAAGAATCAATCCAAAAATTCAATCAAGTTCACTTCAGAG GGAATATTCCAAGCCGAATGGTGACAAAAATGATGATATTGCTCCAGTTATATGTACACCTGGAAAATTAAAGACCGACTTGAGCAACCCAGTGAACTCTCACAACGTAGGTCAGAGTAGTAACAATTCTGCAGATGGAGAAGGTGGCATTGGCTCTGAATCCCCTGAAAAGTACTTGAAATATCTCTTCAAGGTGATTTCTGATGATGATTCAAGTCTGAAGCAATCTGGTACTGCTACTCCCTCTTCCAATGACTTTGCAGAATGTATCAACTACAATTCTTTATATGGTGAACAAAATAATGGCCATGTAAGGACCGAG GTCAGTCAACCGATGCCTGATGTGCCTACACACTGTCTTCAATATGATGAGATCCAACAGGAATCTGTTGACGAAATTTGTGGTTCTGTATATCAGTTAAATGCTGCAACTTTTTCAAGGTCATTTGCCAATGAATCACAGGTTCTAGGATCATCTTGTACACCCATAGATGCACCTCCCAACAGCGTTGAACTGGAGAACATTAGCAAAGCAACATCATCCATGTTCCACGCCCCAATATTTGGGAGGTCAAGTATAGCAGTTCCCAAGCCATCAGGAATTGGTCTGCACTTAAATAGCATACTTAATTCTTTACCAATGGATTGTGGTGCAAGTGTGAAATCAGCTGAAGGGAATTTCATGACTGTACAAGGCAAAATGTCATTGTGCACCACAGATTCTCATTCAACAGAGAATACAAAGAATTCTTCAACTTCGTCAAAAGCAATTGACGGTTCATTG AAGCCAACTGAGCAGCATTCTATATCTTGTGGTAGAAGGGAATATGCTAAATTGAGTCCACAAAAGAAGAG GAAAAGGTCAATGGGTGAAGGAGATGGTTGCAAACGCTGCAATTGCAAGAAGACGAAATGTTTGAAACT CTACTGTGATTGTTTTGCTGCTGGATACTACTGCGGTGAAACTTGTTCTTGCCAAGGGTGCTTTAACAGCCCTGAATATGAGGATACTGTTCTTGACACTAGGAAAAAAATCGTGTCCCGCAATCCGCTTGCATTTGTACCCAAGACATTTCAGCATGCGGGTGAGTCTCCTGCAAGTAATATTCAG GACATTAACAAGGCAACACCTTTCTCTGTGAGGCATAAAAGAGGGTGCAATTGCAAAAAGTCGAGGTGCCTGAAAAGGTACTGTGAGTGCTATCAG TCAAACGTAGGATGCTCTGATGGATGTCGGTGTGATGGGTGTCAAAATGTCTACGGAAAGAAAGAAG AATATGACGTGAGTCAACATCATGCCATCCCAGAAGCCACTAATGATATACCGGAGATATCATTTGATCAGGAGTTGGATACTTTGTGTTCTAAGCTCAGCATTCCTCACAATATGACTCCTTTCACACCATTACTCCAGTACTCAGA TCTGGGGAAGGATGCATTACATACTCATTTTCCTTACACAAGATGTGGGCAGTCACCAGAAGCTGATATTGCTCTATCTGCAACCCATAAGAAGCCCTCAATTTGTCAAACTATTCCAAATTTAGTATCTTCAGAAATGCAATTGTATAACTGCAACTCAAAAATGGTGGATGATTTCTTACCACACCGTGGCAAAATGACAAAGGTCCTGACAAGTTGCCAGTCGTCTCCTGAAAGTGGCTCTTTTTCAGCACTAAGCTCTCCGTTATGTAGTACATCAATGATATCAGTTTTTCCATCTGGGCAAAACAAACTTCTGATGGATCTTGATTCTAACAGCAGGTGCTACAACATTTCAGAAGATGATGACATGCCAGAGATACTCAAGGAACATCCTATCTCATTTTCTGAAGGAAAAGTAAGATCTCCGAATAAGAAAAGAGTTTCTTCCCCGCATGATCGCTGCTCTTCCATGACAGGACTTGGAGGTGGCCGCAAGTTTACATTGAAGGCTGTTCCAGCTTTCCCACCAGTGGCCCCATGCACTAATGTCAAAAGCACTAGTGGTCCAAGTGAACCTGATTTAAATTCAAATAATAGCAAATGA
- the LOC141696804 gene encoding protein tesmin/TSO1-like CXC 2 isoform X1 has product MDSFETNLDMIAPNSSDSSPIRPFKTVEQSFPELEYSPQVFTSPRINPKIQSSSLQREYSKPNGDKNDDIAPVICTPGKLKTDLSNPVNSHNVGQSSNNSADGEGGIGSESPEKYLKYLFKVISDDDSSLKQSGTATPSSNDFAECINYNSLYGEQNNGHVRTEVSQPMPDVPTHCLQYDEIQQESVDEICGSVYQLNAATFSRSFANESQVLGSSCTPIDAPPNSVELENISKATSSMFHAPIFGRSSIAVPKPSGIGLHLNSILNSLPMDCGASVKSAEGNFMTVQGKMSLCTTDSHSTENTKNSSTSSKAIDGSLKPTEQHSISCGRREYAKLSPQKKRKRSMGEGDGCKRCNCKKTKCLKLYCDCFAAGYYCGETCSCQGCFNSPEYEDTVLDTRKKIVSRNPLAFVPKTFQHAGESPASNIQDINKATPFSVRHKRGCNCKKSRCLKRYCECYQSNVGCSDGCRCDGCQNVYGKKEEYDVSQHHAIPEATNDIPEISFDQELDTLCSKLSIPHNMTPFTPLLQYSDSLGKDALHTHFPYTRCGQSPEADIALSATHKKPSICQTIPNLVSSEMQLYNCNSKMVDDFLPHRGKMTKVLTSCQSSPESGSFSALSSPLCSTSMISVFPSGQNKLLMDLDSNSRCYNISEDDDMPEILKEHPISFSEGKVRSPNKKRVSSPHDRCSSMTGLGGGRKFTLKAVPAFPPVAPCTNVKSTSGPSEPDLNSNNSK; this is encoded by the exons ATGGATTCATTTGAAACAAATCTTGATATGATTGCTCCTAATTCATCCGATTCTTCTCCGATTCGT CCTTTCAAGACAGTGGAACAAAGCTTTCCTGAACTTGAATATTCTCCCCAAGTATTCACATCACCAAGAATCAATCCAAAAATTCAATCAAGTTCACTTCAGAG GGAATATTCCAAGCCGAATGGTGACAAAAATGATGATATTGCTCCAGTTATATGTACACCTGGAAAATTAAAGACCGACTTGAGCAACCCAGTGAACTCTCACAACGTAGGTCAGAGTAGTAACAATTCTGCAGATGGAGAAGGTGGCATTGGCTCTGAATCCCCTGAAAAGTACTTGAAATATCTCTTCAAGGTGATTTCTGATGATGATTCAAGTCTGAAGCAATCTGGTACTGCTACTCCCTCTTCCAATGACTTTGCAGAATGTATCAACTACAATTCTTTATATGGTGAACAAAATAATGGCCATGTAAGGACCGAG GTCAGTCAACCGATGCCTGATGTGCCTACACACTGTCTTCAATATGATGAGATCCAACAGGAATCTGTTGACGAAATTTGTGGTTCTGTATATCAGTTAAATGCTGCAACTTTTTCAAGGTCATTTGCCAATGAATCACAGGTTCTAGGATCATCTTGTACACCCATAGATGCACCTCCCAACAGCGTTGAACTGGAGAACATTAGCAAAGCAACATCATCCATGTTCCACGCCCCAATATTTGGGAGGTCAAGTATAGCAGTTCCCAAGCCATCAGGAATTGGTCTGCACTTAAATAGCATACTTAATTCTTTACCAATGGATTGTGGTGCAAGTGTGAAATCAGCTGAAGGGAATTTCATGACTGTACAAGGCAAAATGTCATTGTGCACCACAGATTCTCATTCAACAGAGAATACAAAGAATTCTTCAACTTCGTCAAAAGCAATTGACGGTTCATTG AAGCCAACTGAGCAGCATTCTATATCTTGTGGTAGAAGGGAATATGCTAAATTGAGTCCACAAAAGAAGAG GAAAAGGTCAATGGGTGAAGGAGATGGTTGCAAACGCTGCAATTGCAAGAAGACGAAATGTTTGAAACT CTACTGTGATTGTTTTGCTGCTGGATACTACTGCGGTGAAACTTGTTCTTGCCAAGGGTGCTTTAACAGCCCTGAATATGAGGATACTGTTCTTGACACTAGGAAAAAAATCGTGTCCCGCAATCCGCTTGCATTTGTACCCAAGACATTTCAGCATGCGGGTGAGTCTCCTGCAAGTAATATTCAG GACATTAACAAGGCAACACCTTTCTCTGTGAGGCATAAAAGAGGGTGCAATTGCAAAAAGTCGAGGTGCCTGAAAAGGTACTGTGAGTGCTATCAG TCAAACGTAGGATGCTCTGATGGATGTCGGTGTGATGGGTGTCAAAATGTCTACGGAAAGAAAGAAG AATATGACGTGAGTCAACATCATGCCATCCCAGAAGCCACTAATGATATACCGGAGATATCATTTGATCAGGAGTTGGATACTTTGTGTTCTAAGCTCAGCATTCCTCACAATATGACTCCTTTCACACCATTACTCCAGTACTCAGA TAGTCTGGGGAAGGATGCATTACATACTCATTTTCCTTACACAAGATGTGGGCAGTCACCAGAAGCTGATATTGCTCTATCTGCAACCCATAAGAAGCCCTCAATTTGTCAAACTATTCCAAATTTAGTATCTTCAGAAATGCAATTGTATAACTGCAACTCAAAAATGGTGGATGATTTCTTACCACACCGTGGCAAAATGACAAAGGTCCTGACAAGTTGCCAGTCGTCTCCTGAAAGTGGCTCTTTTTCAGCACTAAGCTCTCCGTTATGTAGTACATCAATGATATCAGTTTTTCCATCTGGGCAAAACAAACTTCTGATGGATCTTGATTCTAACAGCAGGTGCTACAACATTTCAGAAGATGATGACATGCCAGAGATACTCAAGGAACATCCTATCTCATTTTCTGAAGGAAAAGTAAGATCTCCGAATAAGAAAAGAGTTTCTTCCCCGCATGATCGCTGCTCTTCCATGACAGGACTTGGAGGTGGCCGCAAGTTTACATTGAAGGCTGTTCCAGCTTTCCCACCAGTGGCCCCATGCACTAATGTCAAAAGCACTAGTGGTCCAAGTGAACCTGATTTAAATTCAAATAATAGCAAATGA
- the LOC141696172 gene encoding ammonium transporter 2 member 5-like, with the protein MANYSSLPSNLLPNESNPDWMNKADNAWQLVAATMVGLQSVPGLIILYGGAVKKKWAVNSAFMALYAFASVLVCWVCWGYTLSFGKKFIPIWGKIDVALEQEYLMEQAFSGAFPNSTMVFFQFVFAAITVILIAGALLGRMNFYAWMLFVPLWLTFSYTFVAFSIWSLEGWLAVKGIIDYSGGYVIHLSSGVAGFTAAYWVGPRLTKDRERFPPNNIILMLAGAGLLWMGWTGFNGGDPYSVSVDASLAVLNTHICAATSLLTWVFLDIVVFRKASVIGAVQGMITGLVCITPAAGVVEGWAAIVMGICSGSIPWFTMMVVHKRSELLQKVDDTMAVFHTHAVAGCLGGILTGLFAKPSLCNLFYAKYAHYVGFFYGFSEGRVHAGFRQIGIQLLGIVFVVGVNVFVTSLVCLVVQLFFPLRMSDEDMEIGDNATHGEEAYAIWGDGDKDALNSY; encoded by the exons ATGGCTAACTATTCATCATTACCCTCAAACTTGTTGCCTAATGAATCGAATCCGGATTGGATGAACAAAGCTGATAATGCATGGCAACTTGTTGCAGCAACTATGGTTGGTTTACAGAGCGTCCCCGGGCTTATAATTCTCTACGGAGGAGCTGTCAAGAAGAAATGGGCTGTGAATTCGGCTTTTATGGCACTATATGCATTTGCAAGTGTTCTTGTCTGTTGGGTGTGCTGGGGATATACACTTTCTTTTGGGAAAAAATTTATTCCAATATGGGGAAAAATTGATGTTGCATTAGAACAGGAGTATCTTATGGAACAAGCATTTTCGGGGGCCTTTCCTAATTCGACAATGGTGTTTTTCCAGTTTGTTTTTGCTGCGATTACGGTGATTCTGATAGCTGGGGCTTTGTTGGGGCGCATGAATTTCTACGCTTGGATGTTGTTTGTGCCATTGTGGCTAACGTTTTCGTATACGTTTGTAGCCTTTTCAATTTGGTCACTTGAAGGTTGGTTAGCAGTTAAAGGCATTATTGACTACTCAGGTGGATATGTCATTCATTTGTCTTCTGGAGTTGCTGGTTTCACAGCCGCATATTGG GTCGGTCCTAGATTAACCAAAGACAGGGAAAGATTTCCTCCAAACAACATAATACTAATGTTGGCAGGGGCAGGCCTTCTGTGGATGGGGTGGACTGGTTTTAATGGTGGTGACCCCTATAGCGTGAGCGTGGATGCTTCTTTGGCTGTTCTGAACACTCATATTTGTGCTGCAACGAGTTTGTTGACTTGGGTGTTTTTGGATATCGTCGTCTTCCGGAAAGCTTCTGTAATTGGCGCTGTTCAAGGCATGATCACTGGTTTAGTTTGCATCACTCCTGCAGCTG gtgttgtggaaggatgGGCTGCAATAGTCATGGGAATTTGCTCAGGCTCAATCCCCTGGTTCACGATGATGGTAGTGCACAAACGATCAGAGCTTCTACAGAAAGTCGATGACACCATGGCTGTGTTTCACACACATGCCGTCGCTGGCTGCCTTGGTGGAATTCTCACCGGTCTCTTTGCAAAACCTTCCTTATGCAACTTGTTCTACGCAAAATATGCCCATTATGTAGGCTTTTTCTATGGTTTTAGTGAAGGAAGGGTTCATGCAGGATTTCGACAAATAGGAATCCAGCTTCTCGGTATTGTTTTTGTTGTGGGTGTGAATGTTTTTGTTACAAGTTTGGTTTGTCTTGTTGTTCAACTCTTTTTCCCGCTGAGAATGTCCGATGAAGATATGGAGATCGGAGACAATGCTACTCATGGAGAAGAAGCTTATGCTATATGGGGAGATGGTGACAAGGATGCACTTAACTCGtactaa